The sequence TTTGGGGATATTTTATGTGGCCGTGCCTTTTTCACTGCTAAATTTAGCGGCCTTTTCAGTGGATCAAACCTTCCATTATGAAGTCATTGTGGGGTCACTTTTTATCCTTTGGGCAAGTGATAGTGGTGCGTATTTTGCTGGAACAAAATTCGGTAAAACGAAGTTGTTTGAACGGGTGTCTCCCAAGAAGTCTTGGGAAGGCAGTTTGGGAGGAGCAGCGGCTGCCATCGTGACCGCTTACCTGCTTAGTTTGAATTTCATGGTGATTCCTCAGTGGAAGTGGTTGAGCATAAGCGGAATCATCATTATCGCTGGAACCTACGGTGACTTGATCGAGTCCTTGTTTAAACGAAGTATTGCGATCAAGGACTCAGGGAAAGGCCTTCCTGGTCATGGAGGGTTTATGGATCGTTTTGACGGATTGTTAGTTTCAGCGCCTTTTATCGCGGCATTTTTGAAAATATTTTAAAATACATAGTTCTATTTTGAAAATGTGTCTAATATTGCATCAAATTTAGTCTCTACATAAACTAAAACCCAATTATGGCTTATATCGAACCGGCTCCAATTAAGGATAAAGAAAATCCATTGGAGTCAATGATGGAGAGGTTTAATATAGCAGCAGAAAAACTGGGCCTTTCCGAGGAGGTCTACAATGTGCTGAAAAACCCCGCAAAACAAGTGATCGTATCCCTTCCGATTACCATGGACAATGGTAAAATAAAGGTTTTTGAAGGGATTCGTGTCGTTCATTCCAACATCTTGGGCCCTGCAAAAGGAGGCATTCGCTTTGCACCGGATGTGCACATCGACGAAGTACGGGCGCTGGCTGCTTGGATGACGTGGAAATGTGCCGTCGTGGACATTCCCTATGGTGGAGGAAAAGGTGGCGTCCGCTGCAATCCTAGAGAAATGTCACCGGGTGAAATCGAGCGTTTGGTGCGGGCCTATACCCTTGCCATGATTGATGTGTTTGGTCCGGACAAGGACATTCCTGCACCAGACATGGGGACCGGGCCTAAGGAAATGGCCTGGTTAATGGATGAGTATTCCAAAGCAAAAGGAACAACGGTAAATGCTGTGGTGACGGGCAAACCGCTCGTATTGGGAGGTTCTCTGGGGAGGACAGAGGCGACAGGCCGTGGGGTGATGGTTTCGGCACTGGCTGCCATGGAGAAACTTAAAATCAACCCTTTTCAGGCCACCTGCGCGGTCCAAGGTTTTGGCAACGTAGGCTCCTGGGCTTCGGCATTGCTGGAAGAGCGGGGATTGAAAGTGGTGGCGGTTTCGGATATTTCCGGTGCTTATTACAATGCCAATGGCATCAACATCCAAAAAGCCATTGCTTACCGTGATGGAAATAAGGGGACGCTGGAAGGCTTTGACGGTGCAGAGAAGCTATCAGATCCAATGGAACTGCTCGAATTGAAGGTGGATGTGCTGGTGCCGGCGGCCGTGGAAGATGTGATCACCAAGGCCAATGTGGATAAAATCAATGCACGCCTCATCGTCGAAGGTGCCAATGGACCTACTTCTTTTAATGCGGATAAAATCATCAACGATAAAGGCATCATGGTCGTGCCGGATATCTTGGCCAATGCCGGTGGGGTGACCGTGTCCTATTTCGAATGGGTGCAAAATCGTCTCGGATATAAATGGACTGCAGAAAGGGTGAACAGAAGATCCGACCGGATCATGAAAGAAGCCTTTGACCAAGTTTATAAGGTTTCCGTAAAGCATGGGGTCCCCATGCGAATAGCTGCATACATCGTGGCCATCGATAAAGTAGCCCAAACCTATCAGTTTAGGGGAGGATTCTAAGCGCATCCTTCACGTGGGTGTACCACATAATTGCATAAATGGCACTGCTGGTGTAGGTTCACCGTCAGTGCCATTTACATTTAACATCCCGTAAAGCTGCTGACCGCGGCAAATGGTGAAGGTATATTCATTTTTTTCTTTAACATACCGAGAAATATTGGCAAATTGCAGCCGAATTAAATTTGGATCAATAGAGTTGTTTATAATAAAGGAACTAAAATTGATTTCAAAACATTGATTTATATTGAATTAACCCCATTCTGATGACGATACATAAAGAAGGAAGAACATTATTATTCTGGATGCTGGTAGTGCTTGCTGGGATCAATTTTGCCACCCATCAGTGGTTGCCAGGACAGGATACGGTATTAAATTTGATTTTGCTGGCCAGTATCATCATTTATTTGTTGGTGCTGCAGTTTTTCAGGAGTCCCACTATCCCCATGCCAGTAGATGAGCAAATGGTATATGCGCCCGCTGACGGGAAAGTGGTGGTCATAGAGGAAGCGCAGGAAGATGAATTCCTGAAGGAAAGGAGAAAGCAGATTTCCATTTTTATGTCACCTGTAAATGTTCATGTGAACCGCTCACCGGTAAGTGGAATCGTGGAGTATTTTAAGTACCACCCCGGAAAATACATGGTGGCTTGGCACCCGAAGGCAAGCTATGAAAATGAACGGTCCACCATGGTCATCAGGCATACCAAGACAGGAGTGAAATTATTGGTAAGGCAAATTGCCGGCGCCGTGGCCAGAAGAATCAAATACTATGTAAAAGAAGGTGATCCCGTGATCCAAGGAGGGGAGTTTGGCTTTATTAAGTTTGGTTCCAGAGTGGATGTGTTTGTGCCGTTGGATGCAGAGATCCTAGTCAATATTGATGATAAGACGAAGGGCGGCATTACCCCTTTGGCCCGTTTGAAATAGGAAAGACCTCCGAGAGCAAGAAGGAAATCGTTAACCACAGATGAACAGCTGTTCATCTGTGGTTATTTTTTTGTGTCGTGTCAAAGGATTACTGGGGACTAATTTTTTCCAATGGTATATCGAAGTCCGAAATTACCGCGTAAGCCGAGTGATCCATTGAACATTGGAGTGGCTTCCATCATGATGGCAAAAGCCCGATGGTTGGATATGGGCTTAAAGGCCAATAGGACAGGGATCCCTACTCGTGCTCCATTGTCAAAGTCATAATACCCCACCATCAAACCGGCTGAGGCATTATACCACTCACTTTGATGGAAGTTGTATTGCCCGATCGCTTCCGCTCCGAAATAGCGGTTAAGGAAATCTCCTGCAAACAA comes from Echinicola vietnamensis DSM 17526 and encodes:
- a CDS encoding phosphatidylserine decarboxylase family protein, which produces MTIHKEGRTLLFWMLVVLAGINFATHQWLPGQDTVLNLILLASIIIYLLVLQFFRSPTIPMPVDEQMVYAPADGKVVVIEEAQEDEFLKERRKQISIFMSPVNVHVNRSPVSGIVEYFKYHPGKYMVAWHPKASYENERSTMVIRHTKTGVKLLVRQIAGAVARRIKYYVKEGDPVIQGGEFGFIKFGSRVDVFVPLDAEILVNIDDKTKGGITPLARLK
- a CDS encoding Glu/Leu/Phe/Val family dehydrogenase, coding for MAYIEPAPIKDKENPLESMMERFNIAAEKLGLSEEVYNVLKNPAKQVIVSLPITMDNGKIKVFEGIRVVHSNILGPAKGGIRFAPDVHIDEVRALAAWMTWKCAVVDIPYGGGKGGVRCNPREMSPGEIERLVRAYTLAMIDVFGPDKDIPAPDMGTGPKEMAWLMDEYSKAKGTTVNAVVTGKPLVLGGSLGRTEATGRGVMVSALAAMEKLKINPFQATCAVQGFGNVGSWASALLEERGLKVVAVSDISGAYYNANGINIQKAIAYRDGNKGTLEGFDGAEKLSDPMELLELKVDVLVPAAVEDVITKANVDKINARLIVEGANGPTSFNADKIINDKGIMVVPDILANAGGVTVSYFEWVQNRLGYKWTAERVNRRSDRIMKEAFDQVYKVSVKHGVPMRIAAYIVAIDKVAQTYQFRGGF
- a CDS encoding phosphatidate cytidylyltransferase, with the translated sequence MKYRFNISNYSELGQRIITALLGAAVIVFGSMYSEWAYFSIFGTILVLSQLEFYKLCGLDGMLPLKTFGTFLGLMIFVMTFFVEMQHMDDKYYFLIFPMISLIFFIKLYRKSDKKPFTGIAYTFLGIFYVAVPFSLLNLAAFSVDQTFHYEVIVGSLFILWASDSGAYFAGTKFGKTKLFERVSPKKSWEGSLGGAAAAIVTAYLLSLNFMVIPQWKWLSISGIIIIAGTYGDLIESLFKRSIAIKDSGKGLPGHGGFMDRFDGLLVSAPFIAAFLKIF